TCATGAAAAAGCGAGGGTAACCCTTCTCCCAACAAACTTTCAAAACACCCTTTACGTTAACCCCTTCTACGTCCACTCAATCAGAATGCGACTTCATGTTGCAACGTTCCATTGGTCCAGCTACCCTGATCGGTGATTCTTTGACTCAAGGTTGAACGCCGTATTCTCCATCCCACGCCCACACCGCATGGGGGATCTTCAAGCTTTCGGTGACTTCCTGCACGTCACCAAGCCACCGCTCACGGTCTGCCCTTGGGGCGTTTCGGTGCACACCATAAGCCCCGAGCATCACCTGCACGCCGTTGTGTTTGGCCCAATTGGAGACCTCTTGGAGTTCTTGTAAGATGGTGTTCTTGTCAAAACCCTCATACTGTTTAAGCCTTTGCAGGGCACGTTCTTGCTGTTCTGCTGGCACGTTTTTCAGGAGGGTTTCAATGGAGAGCTTGCTGGCCGGATAAGGCACATTTTTCAAATTTGGGGTGTAGGGGTAAAGGTCGGTGCCTTGCTGGGTGAAGATGTGCCGTTCAAAGTAATGAAAGGTGTAGATCACCGCTGCATCGTTGACTTGCTCCAGTTGCTTTAAGGCCTCCATGCCCGAGTAGCACAGCCCGGAGAGCACCACCGTGATGTTGGGGTTGCCGCGCCGGATGGCTTTCAGCATCTCCCCTTGCATGCCGTTCCAGTCGAATGCTGAGGGTTCACAGTCGTCCCTTGTGGGGTCGTGGGGCTCGTCCATCGGTTCGAGGGCCGCGTGGGACTGTCCTTTCAGCAGGGAAGCCATTTTCTCTAAAAACGCCAGATAGACCGGGTAGGCATTTTCTTTCTGCAGAACCGGCAATTTCAGGGTGTCTTCTTCAGGAAACACGTCCAGCACCACCTTGAGTTGTTGCTTTTTGGCAGCTTCCAGCA
Above is a window of Deinococcus misasensis DSM 22328 DNA encoding:
- a CDS encoding glycoside hydrolase family 5 protein, with product MKPLWVALCLLLVGCSPEPEILSFNRGVNLEGLLQYPPFEALDTDRLQVMKEVRDAGFDFVRVPINPQFFMDDQSERATASLKLLLEAAKKQQLKVVLDVFPEEDTLKLPVLQKENAYPVYLAFLEKMASLLKGQSHAALEPMDEPHDPTRDDCEPSAFDWNGMQGEMLKAIRRGNPNITVVLSGLCYSGMEALKQLEQVNDAAVIYTFHYFERHIFTQQGTDLYPYTPNLKNVPYPASKLSIETLLKNVPAEQQERALQRLKQYEGFDKNTILQELQEVSNWAKHNGVQVMLGAYGVHRNAPRADRERWLGDVQEVTESLKIPHAVWAWDGEYGVQP